Proteins from a genomic interval of Ficedula albicollis isolate OC2 chromosome 9, FicAlb1.5, whole genome shotgun sequence:
- the CPB1 gene encoding carboxypeptidase B, with protein sequence MWALLVLIGAASVSAHLQDLSFDRQKVFRVIPQNDEQVEILNFLANIMEVDFWQPDSVTLVRPKMQVDFRVEAEKSFDVEDLLKESGMEYQVLIDNLQAAMDAQFDSKVRTASHSYENYNNWDTIAAWTADIAAQNPDLVSRSVIGETYEGRPMYLLKMGKSGQNKKTIFMDCGFHAREWISPAFCQWFVKEAVETYGKDTVMTTLLDKLDFYVLPVVNIDGYVYTWTNDRMWRKTRSKNAGTTCRGTDPNRNFNAGWCTLGASKSPCASTYCGSAPESEKETKALADFIRENLSTIKAYLTIHSYSQLLLFPYSYTYKLPSNYQELNSIASAASKQLASLYNTKYTYGPGAETIYPAAGGSDDWAYDQGVKYSFTFELRDTGRYGFLLPESQIKPTCEETLLAVKYIANYVLEHLY encoded by the exons atgtgggCTCTCTTGGTTCTCATAGGTGCTGCATCTGTTTCTGCTCACCTGCAGGATCTTTCCTTTGATAG ACAGAAGGTGTTTCGTGTGATTCCACAGAATGATGAGCAGGTGGAAATCCTCAATTTCCTTGCCAACATCATGGAG GTTGACTTTTGGCAGCCAGATTCTGTCACACTGGTAAGGCCAAAAATGCAAGTTGATTTCCGAGTAGAAGCTGAGAAGTCTTTTGATGTTGAAGACCTTTTGAAAGAAAGTGGAATGGAGTATCA AGTTCTGATTGACAACCTGCAGGCTGCAATGGATGCCCAGTTTGACAGCAAAGTTCGTACTGCCAGCCACAGCTACGAGAACTACAACAACTGGGACACG ATTGCTGCTTGGACTGCTGATATTGCTGCTCAGAACCCAGACCTTGTCTCTCGTAGTGTAATTGGGGAAACATATGAAGGACGGCCAATGTACCTTCTCAAA atggGAAAAAGTGGTCAAAATAAGAAGACCATCTTTATGGATTGTGGTTTCCATGCAAGAGAGTGGATCAGCCCTGCTTTCTGCCAGTGGTTTGTGAAAGAG GCTGTGGAGACCTATGGAAAAGATACTGTCATGACCACACTTCTCGACAAGCTGGACTTCTATGTTCTGCCTGTTGTTAACATTGACGGTTACGTTTACACTTGGACAAAT GATCGCATGTGGAGAAAGACACGCTCTAAAAATGCTGGGACCACTTGCCGTGGGACAGATCCCAACAGGAATTTTAATGCTGGCTGGTGCA CTCTTGGGGCCTCAAAATCCCCCTGTGCTTCCACTTACTGTGGCTCTGCACCTGAGTCTGAAAAGGAGACCAAGGCTTTGGCTGATTTTATTCGTGAAAATCTTTCTACAATCAAGGCCTACTTGACAATTCATTCCTATTCCCAGCTGCTACTGTTTCCTTATTCATACACTTACAAATTGCCATCGAATTACCAGGAACTG aattcCATAGCTAGTGCTGCTTCCAAACAGCTGGCCAGTTTGTACAACACTAAATATACATACGGTCCAGGAGCAGAAACAATCT ACCCTGCTGCAGGGGGCTCTGATGACTGGGCTTATGACCAAGGCGTCAAGTACTCTTTCACTTTTGAGCTCCGGGACACCGGGAGATACGGTTTCCTTCTCCCTGAATCTCAGATAAAGCCAACCTGTGAAGAGACTTTACTTGCTGTTAAATATATTGCCAACTATGTCCTTGAGCACTTGTATTAG